A stretch of the Photobacterium toruni genome encodes the following:
- the rpoC gene encoding DNA-directed RNA polymerase subunit beta', with translation MKDLLKFLKAQHKTEEFDAIKIGLASPDMIRSWSFGEVKKPETINYRTFKPERDGLFCARIFGPVKDYECLCGKYKRLKHRGVICEKCGVEVTQTKVRRERMGHIELASPVAHIWFLKSLPSRIGLLMDMPLRDIERVLYFESYVVIEPGMTNLERSQLLSEEQYLDALEEWGDEFDAKMGAEAVKALLGNMDLNAEIENMREELEETNSETKRKKLTKRLKLVEAFLQSGNNPEWMILSVLPVLPPDLRPLVPLDGGRFATSDLNDLYRRVINRNNRLKRLLDLAAPDIIVRNEKRMLQESVDALLDNGRRGRAITGSNKRPLKSLADMIKGKQGRFRQNLLGKRVDYSGRSVITVGPYLRLHQCGLPKKMALELFKPFIYGKLEARGLATTIKAAKKMVEREEAIVWDILDEVIREHPVMLNRAPTLHRLGIQAFEPILIEGKAIQLHPLVCAAYNADFDGDQMAVHLPLTLEAQLEARALMMSTNNILSPASGDPIIVPSQDVVLGLYYMTREKINAKGEGMFLAGPAEAEKAYLTKTAELHARVKVRITEFVKDEQGNFAEKTGLVDTTVGRAMLWPIVPKGLPFSLVNTEALGKKQISKLLNTCYRKLGMKDTVIFADQIMYTGFAYAALSGVSVGIDDMVVPAAKYTKIAEAEAEVAEIQEQFQSGLVTAGERYNKVIDIWATANEQVAKAMMDNLSFETVMNRDGEEEQQKSFNSVYMMADSGARGSAAQIRQLAGMRGLMAKPDGSIIETPITANFREGLNVLQYFISTHGARKGLADTALKTANSGYLTRRLVDVAQDVVITADDCGTHAGITMMPLIEGGDVKEQLGDRVLGRVVAEDVFIPGTEEVLAPRNTLLDEKWCEILEANSVDQVKVRSVVTCENDFGCCKFCYGRDLARGHLINSGEAVGVVAAQSIGEPGTQLTMRTFHIGGAASAAAADNKIVVKTTGSMKLHNAKFVTNNAGKLVITSRASELSIIDKLGRTKENYKLSYGTLLTKGDGAEVVAGETVANWEAHTMPIITEVAGRIQFVDMIDGVTVSRQTDDLTGLSSSEVTDPAARPAAGKDMRPAIKLVDMDGNDVMIPGTEMPAQYFLPGKAIVQLDDGAMVGIGDTLARIPQKSGGNKDITGGLPRVADLFEARKPKEPAILAEITGAISFGKETKGKRRLIITPTDGQPYEEMILKHRQLNVFEGEKVEKGDVIADGPETPHDILRLRGVHAVAEYIVNEVQEVYRLQGVKINDKHIETIIRQMLRKVTITVAGDSDFLEGEQVEFSRVTIANRQLEAEGKTLVSFTRDLLGITKASLATESFISAASFQETTRVLTEAAVSGKRDELRGLKENVIVGRLIPAGTGFSYHLRRQNQRNVELEPVAPQVDAEQASQDLAALLNAGLNDEN, from the coding sequence GTGAAAGACTTACTTAAGTTTCTGAAAGCACAACATAAGACCGAAGAATTTGATGCTATCAAAATCGGTCTAGCTTCACCTGACATGATCCGTTCATGGTCTTTTGGTGAAGTTAAAAAGCCAGAAACAATCAACTATCGTACCTTCAAGCCTGAGCGTGACGGTCTTTTCTGTGCACGTATCTTTGGCCCGGTAAAAGACTACGAGTGTCTTTGTGGTAAATACAAGCGCTTGAAGCACCGTGGTGTGATCTGTGAAAAATGTGGTGTTGAAGTTACTCAGACTAAAGTACGCCGTGAGCGTATGGGTCACATTGAGCTTGCTTCACCTGTTGCCCACATCTGGTTCTTAAAGTCACTGCCATCTCGTATTGGTCTGTTAATGGACATGCCTCTACGTGATATCGAACGTGTACTTTATTTTGAATCATACGTAGTTATCGAACCTGGTATGACCAACCTTGAGCGTAGCCAACTGCTTTCTGAAGAGCAGTACTTGGATGCACTTGAAGAGTGGGGCGACGAGTTCGACGCGAAGATGGGCGCAGAAGCGGTTAAAGCACTTTTAGGCAATATGGACCTAAATGCTGAAATCGAAAATATGCGTGAAGAGCTAGAAGAAACTAACTCTGAAACTAAGCGTAAGAAATTAACCAAGCGTCTTAAGCTTGTAGAAGCATTCCTACAGTCTGGAAACAACCCTGAGTGGATGATCCTGTCTGTACTGCCAGTATTACCGCCGGATCTTCGTCCGTTGGTACCACTAGACGGCGGCCGTTTCGCGACTTCAGATCTTAACGATCTTTACCGTCGTGTAATTAACCGTAATAACCGTCTGAAGCGTCTACTTGACCTGGCTGCTCCTGATATCATCGTACGTAACGAAAAGCGTATGTTGCAGGAATCTGTTGATGCATTGCTAGATAACGGTCGTCGTGGCCGCGCTATTACAGGCTCTAACAAGCGTCCTCTGAAATCTTTGGCTGACATGATCAAAGGTAAGCAGGGTCGTTTCCGTCAGAACTTGCTAGGTAAGCGTGTTGACTACTCTGGTCGTTCTGTTATCACCGTAGGTCCATACTTACGTTTGCATCAGTGTGGTCTTCCTAAGAAGATGGCACTTGAGCTATTTAAGCCATTCATCTACGGCAAGCTAGAAGCTCGTGGTCTTGCGACTACTATCAAAGCTGCTAAGAAGATGGTTGAGCGCGAAGAAGCGATTGTTTGGGATATCCTAGACGAAGTTATTCGTGAACATCCAGTAATGCTAAACCGTGCACCTACATTGCACCGTCTTGGTATTCAGGCGTTTGAACCAATCCTTATCGAAGGTAAAGCGATTCAGCTTCACCCACTAGTGTGTGCGGCATACAACGCCGACTTCGATGGTGACCAGATGGCGGTTCACTTGCCATTGACTCTTGAAGCGCAGCTTGAAGCTCGTGCTCTAATGATGTCAACTAACAACATCCTTTCACCTGCATCAGGTGATCCGATCATCGTACCTTCTCAGGACGTTGTATTGGGTCTTTACTACATGACGCGTGAGAAAATCAACGCGAAGGGTGAAGGCATGTTCCTTGCTGGACCAGCGGAAGCTGAGAAAGCATACCTTACTAAGACGGCAGAGCTTCACGCTCGCGTTAAAGTACGTATCACAGAATTTGTGAAAGACGAGCAGGGTAACTTTGCCGAGAAGACTGGCTTAGTTGATACTACTGTTGGTCGTGCAATGCTATGGCCTATCGTTCCTAAAGGTCTGCCATTTAGCCTTGTAAACACTGAAGCACTTGGTAAGAAGCAGATTTCTAAGCTTCTTAACACTTGTTACCGTAAGTTGGGCATGAAAGATACTGTTATCTTTGCTGACCAAATTATGTACACAGGTTTTGCTTACGCGGCACTTTCTGGTGTATCTGTTGGTATCGACGATATGGTTGTACCTGCGGCTAAGTACACTAAGATCGCTGAAGCTGAAGCAGAAGTTGCTGAAATTCAAGAGCAGTTCCAGTCAGGTCTTGTGACTGCTGGTGAACGTTACAACAAAGTTATCGATATCTGGGCTACAGCCAACGAACAAGTTGCTAAAGCGATGATGGATAACCTGTCTTTTGAAACTGTCATGAATCGTGACGGCGAAGAAGAACAGCAAAAATCGTTCAACAGTGTATACATGATGGCCGATTCTGGTGCGCGTGGTTCTGCTGCACAGATTCGTCAGTTGGCGGGTATGCGTGGTCTGATGGCTAAGCCGGATGGCTCAATCATCGAAACGCCGATCACTGCGAACTTCCGTGAAGGTCTAAACGTACTCCAGTACTTTATCTCTACACACGGTGCTCGTAAGGGTCTTGCGGATACCGCACTTAAGACAGCGAACTCAGGTTACCTAACGCGTCGTCTAGTAGACGTTGCGCAAGACGTGGTAATCACAGCAGATGACTGTGGTACTCACGCTGGTATCACCATGATGCCTCTTATCGAGGGTGGTGATGTTAAGGAACAACTTGGTGATCGTGTTCTTGGTCGTGTTGTTGCTGAAGATGTCTTTATTCCTGGTACAGAAGAAGTTCTAGCACCACGTAATACACTTCTTGATGAGAAGTGGTGTGAGATCCTAGAAGCGAACTCTGTTGACCAAGTTAAAGTACGTTCTGTTGTAACGTGTGAAAATGACTTCGGTTGTTGTAAGTTCTGTTACGGTCGTGACCTTGCTCGTGGTCACCTGATCAACTCAGGTGAAGCAGTAGGTGTTGTTGCAGCGCAGTCTATCGGTGAACCTGGTACACAGCTAACAATGCGTACGTTCCACATCGGTGGTGCAGCATCAGCAGCAGCTGCAGATAATAAGATCGTAGTGAAAACTACTGGTTCTATGAAACTGCACAATGCGAAGTTCGTAACTAACAATGCTGGTAAGCTTGTAATTACTTCTCGTGCATCTGAGCTAAGCATCATTGATAAGCTTGGTCGTACGAAAGAGAACTACAAACTGTCTTACGGTACGTTGCTAACTAAAGGTGATGGCGCCGAGGTTGTTGCTGGTGAAACAGTAGCAAACTGGGAAGCTCACACCATGCCAATCATCACTGAAGTGGCTGGTCGTATCCAGTTCGTTGATATGATCGATGGCGTTACAGTTTCTCGTCAAACAGATGATCTAACAGGTCTATCTTCAAGCGAAGTAACTGATCCAGCAGCACGCCCAGCAGCAGGTAAAGATATGCGTCCAGCTATCAAACTTGTTGATATGGATGGTAACGATGTAATGATCCCTGGTACTGAAATGCCAGCTCAATACTTCCTACCTGGTAAGGCGATTGTTCAGCTTGACGACGGCGCTATGGTTGGTATCGGTGATACGCTTGCACGTATTCCGCAAAAATCTGGCGGTAACAAGGATATCACGGGTGGTCTACCACGCGTTGCTGACTTGTTTGAAGCACGTAAACCAAAAGAGCCAGCTATCTTGGCTGAAATTACCGGTGCAATTTCATTCGGTAAAGAGACCAAAGGTAAGCGTCGTTTGATCATCACTCCAACAGATGGTCAGCCGTACGAAGAGATGATTCTGAAGCATCGCCAACTTAACGTTTTCGAAGGTGAAAAAGTTGAGAAGGGTGACGTAATTGCTGATGGTCCTGAAACTCCGCACGATATTCTACGTCTACGTGGTGTTCACGCAGTAGCAGAATACATCGTTAACGAAGTACAGGAAGTTTACCGTCTACAAGGCGTTAAGATTAATGATAAGCACATTGAGACTATCATTCGTCAAATGCTACGTAAGGTAACTATCACTGTTGCTGGTGACTCTGACTTCCTAGAAGGCGAGCAAGTTGAATTCTCTCGCGTAACGATTGCTAACCGTCAGCTTGAAGCTGAAGGTAAGACATTAGTAAGCTTCACTCGTGACTTACTAGGTATTACTAAAGCATCGCTTGCGACTGAGTCATTCATCTCAGCAGCATCGTTCCAGGAAACAACGCGCGTTCTAACAGAAGCAGCTGTTTCTGGTAAGCGTGATGAGCTTCGTGGTCTGAAAGAAAACGTAATCGTGGGTCGTTTGATCCCTGCGGGTACTGGTTTCTCTTACCACCTACGTCGCCAGAACCAACGTAATGTTGAGCTGGAGCCAGTAGCACCACAAGTTGATGCAGAGCAAGCCTCTCAAGACTTAGCGGCACTATTGAATGCAGGTCTTAACGACGAGAATTAA
- the rplK gene encoding 50S ribosomal protein L11, translated as MAKKVEAYIKLQVAAGAANPSPPVGPALGQHGVNIMEFCKAFNAKTDSVEKGLPTPVVITVYSDRSFTFITKTPPAAVLLLKAAGLKSGSGRPNTDKVGTVTDAQIQEIAETKAADMTGADIEAMKRSIAGTARSMGLVVEG; from the coding sequence ATGGCTAAAAAAGTAGAAGCTTACATCAAGCTGCAAGTTGCAGCTGGTGCAGCAAATCCAAGTCCACCAGTTGGTCCAGCTCTTGGTCAACATGGTGTAAACATCATGGAATTCTGTAAGGCGTTTAACGCTAAGACTGACTCAGTAGAGAAAGGTCTTCCGACTCCTGTTGTTATCACTGTTTACAGTGACCGTTCTTTCACGTTCATCACTAAGACACCACCTGCTGCAGTTCTTCTGCTTAAAGCTGCTGGTCTTAAGTCTGGTTCTGGCCGTCCGAACACTGACAAAGTGGGTACTGTAACTGACGCTCAGATCCAAGAGATCGCTGAGACTAAAGCTGCAGACATGACTGGTGCTGACATTGAAGCTATGAAGCGTTCAATTGCTGGTACTGCTCGCTCAATGGGCCTAGTGGTAGAGGGTTAA
- the rplJ gene encoding 50S ribosomal protein L10 — protein sequence MALNLQDKKAIVAEVNEAANGALSAVVADSRGVSVCAMTTLRKQAREAGVYLRVVRNTLARRAVEGTNFECLQDVFVGPSLIGFSNEHPGAAARLFKDFAKENKSFEIKAAAFEGTIANADVLATLPTYDEAIARLMMCMKEASAGKLVRTIAAVRDQKEEAAA from the coding sequence ATGGCATTAAATCTTCAAGACAAAAAAGCAATTGTTGCTGAAGTCAACGAAGCTGCCAATGGTGCCCTGTCTGCAGTTGTTGCTGACTCTCGCGGTGTTAGTGTGTGTGCAATGACAACTCTACGTAAACAAGCTCGTGAAGCTGGCGTTTACCTACGAGTTGTTCGTAACACATTAGCACGTCGTGCAGTTGAAGGTACTAACTTTGAATGTCTACAAGACGTTTTCGTTGGTCCTTCACTAATCGGCTTCTCTAATGAGCACCCAGGTGCTGCAGCGCGTCTTTTCAAAGACTTCGCTAAAGAGAACAAAAGCTTCGAGATCAAAGCTGCTGCATTCGAAGGCACTATTGCCAACGCTGATGTACTAGCAACTCTACCAACTTACGACGAAGCTATCGCACGCTTAATGATGTGCATGAAAGAAGCGTCTGCTGGTAAACTTGTACGTACTATCGCGGCTGTACGTGATCAGAAAGAAGAAGCTGCTGCTTAA
- the rpoB gene encoding DNA-directed RNA polymerase subunit beta, whose protein sequence is MVYSYTEKKRIRKDFGKRPQVLDAPYLLSIQLDSFQKFIEQDPEGHYGLEAAFRSVFPIQSYNGNSELQYVSYRLGEPVFDVKECQIRGVTYSAPLRVKLRLVMYDRDAPAGTVKDIKEQEVYMGEIPLMTDNGTFVINGTERVIVSQLHRSPGVFFDSDKGKTHSSGKVLYNARVIPYRGSWLDFEFDPKDNLFVRIDRRRKLPASIILRALNYTTEQILDMFFEKINFEVRGKSLVMELVPERLRGETASFDIEANGTVYVEQGRRITARHIRQLAKDGIDSIEVPVEYIVGKIAARDYINEETGELIVTANQELSLEALALLSQAGHKAIEVLFTNDLDNGPYMSDTLRVDNSTDRLSALVEIYRMMRPGEPPTREAADQLFESLFFSEDRYDLSAVGRMKFNSSLLRDEITGSGILDHDDIIDVMRKLIDIRNGKGVVDDIDHLGNRRIRSVGEMAENQFRVGLVRVERAVKERLSLGDLDAIMPQDLINAKPISAAVKEFFGSSQLSQFMDQNNPLSEVTHKRRISALGPGGLTRERAGFEVRDVHATHYGRLCPIETPEGPNIGLINSLAVFARCNSYGFLETPYRKVVDGQVTDQIEYLSAIEEGLYVIAQANAALNEDGSFADELITARQSGDSGLHPRDHVQYMDVATNQIVSVAASLIPFLEHDDANRALMGANMQRQAVPTIRSDKPLVGTGIERQIGVDSGVTAVAKRGGQVQSVDASRIVIKVNEDELIPGEAGIDIYNLTKYTRSNQNTCINQRPTVLPGEPVARGDVLADGPSTDLGELALGQNMRIAFMPWNGYNFEDSILVSERVVQEDRFTTIHIQELSCVARDTKLGSEEITADIPNVGEAALSKLDESGIVYIGAEVKGGDILVGKVTPKGETQLTPEEKLLRAIFGEKASDVKDSSLRVPGSVTGTIIDVQVFTRDGVEKDKRALEIEEMQLKEAKKDITEEFQILEGGLLARVRTLLLSAGYGEEKISTMNRDTLFAQTLDDESLQNQLEQLAEQYDELKAEFDKKFETKRRKITQGDDLAPGVLKIVKVYLAVRRRIQPGDKMAGRHGNKGVISKINPVEDMPYDEKGQTVDIVLNPLGVPSRMNIGQILETHLGLAAKGIGDKLNDMLKEQQELHKFRNFLQRVYNLGDTRQKVDIAELSDEEVRTLVQNLRKGLPIATPVFDGCPESSIKELLQLGDLPTSGQLKLFDGRTGDPFERPVTVGYMYMLKLNHLVDDKMHARSTGSYSLVTQQPLGGKAQFGGQRFGEMEVWALEAYGAAYTLQEMLTVKSDDVNGRTKMYKNIVDGDHRMEPGMPESFNVLLKEIRSLGINIELEDK, encoded by the coding sequence ATGGTTTACTCTTATACCGAGAAAAAGCGTATCCGTAAGGATTTTGGTAAGCGTCCACAAGTGTTGGATGCACCATACTTGCTATCGATCCAGCTTGATTCTTTCCAAAAATTTATCGAGCAGGATCCAGAAGGGCATTACGGTCTAGAAGCTGCCTTTCGCTCTGTTTTTCCAATCCAGAGCTATAATGGCAATTCCGAGCTGCAATACGTTAGCTATCGTCTCGGTGAGCCGGTCTTCGATGTCAAAGAATGTCAAATTCGTGGCGTAACTTATTCTGCTCCACTACGCGTGAAGCTACGTCTGGTCATGTATGACCGTGATGCGCCGGCTGGCACCGTAAAAGACATTAAAGAACAAGAAGTTTACATGGGCGAAATTCCGCTCATGACAGATAACGGTACATTCGTTATTAACGGTACCGAGAGGGTTATCGTATCTCAGCTGCACCGTAGTCCTGGTGTATTCTTTGACAGCGATAAGGGTAAAACCCACTCCTCAGGTAAAGTGTTATATAACGCTCGTGTTATCCCTTACCGTGGTTCATGGTTGGATTTCGAGTTCGATCCTAAGGATAATCTTTTCGTACGTATCGACCGTCGTCGTAAATTACCTGCGTCTATTATCCTTCGCGCACTTAACTACACAACTGAACAGATCCTTGACATGTTCTTCGAGAAAATTAATTTCGAAGTACGTGGTAAGTCTCTAGTTATGGAGTTAGTACCTGAGCGTTTACGTGGCGAAACTGCAAGCTTTGATATTGAAGCGAACGGTACAGTTTACGTAGAGCAAGGTCGTCGTATCACTGCTCGTCATATTCGTCAATTGGCGAAAGATGGCATTGATAGTATCGAAGTACCTGTTGAATATATCGTTGGTAAAATCGCAGCACGCGATTACATCAATGAAGAAACTGGCGAACTGATTGTTACGGCTAACCAAGAATTAAGCTTGGAAGCATTAGCACTTCTATCTCAGGCTGGCCATAAAGCTATTGAAGTTCTATTTACGAACGATTTAGACAATGGTCCGTACATGTCAGACACACTACGTGTGGATAACAGTACTGATCGTTTGAGTGCATTGGTAGAAATCTACCGCATGATGCGCCCTGGCGAGCCACCAACACGCGAAGCAGCTGATCAATTATTTGAAAGCTTGTTCTTCTCAGAAGATCGTTACGATCTTTCTGCTGTTGGTCGTATGAAGTTTAACAGCTCTCTACTTCGTGATGAAATCACTGGTTCTGGTATTCTAGACCATGATGACATCATTGATGTTATGCGTAAGCTGATCGATATTCGTAACGGCAAAGGCGTGGTTGATGATATCGATCACCTTGGTAACCGTCGTATTCGTTCTGTTGGCGAAATGGCTGAAAACCAATTCCGTGTAGGTTTAGTTCGGGTTGAGCGTGCTGTTAAAGAACGTCTAAGTTTAGGCGATCTTGATGCAATCATGCCGCAAGATCTAATCAATGCGAAGCCAATTTCTGCGGCAGTGAAAGAGTTCTTTGGCTCTTCTCAGTTGTCACAGTTTATGGACCAGAACAACCCACTGTCAGAAGTTACTCACAAACGTCGTATCTCGGCGCTTGGTCCAGGTGGTCTGACTCGTGAACGTGCTGGCTTTGAAGTTCGAGACGTACACGCGACGCACTACGGTCGCCTATGTCCTATCGAAACTCCAGAAGGTCCAAACATCGGTCTAATCAACTCGCTAGCTGTATTTGCGCGTTGTAACTCTTACGGTTTCTTGGAAACACCTTACCGTAAAGTTGTTGATGGACAAGTAACAGATCAAATTGAATACCTATCAGCGATTGAAGAAGGTCTATACGTTATTGCACAGGCAAACGCCGCGCTTAACGAAGATGGTTCTTTTGCTGACGAATTGATCACTGCACGTCAAAGTGGCGATTCAGGTTTGCACCCACGCGACCATGTTCAGTACATGGACGTTGCAACAAACCAGATCGTATCTGTGGCGGCATCGCTTATTCCGTTCCTAGAACACGATGATGCTAACCGTGCCCTTATGGGTGCGAACATGCAACGTCAGGCAGTTCCTACTATTCGCTCTGATAAGCCTTTAGTTGGTACTGGTATTGAACGTCAAATCGGTGTTGATTCAGGTGTTACGGCTGTCGCTAAACGTGGCGGTCAGGTTCAGTCTGTAGATGCTTCTCGTATCGTTATCAAAGTTAACGAAGACGAATTGATTCCTGGTGAAGCCGGTATCGATATCTACAACTTAACTAAGTACACTCGTTCTAACCAGAACACATGTATTAACCAGCGTCCAACCGTACTACCTGGCGAGCCAGTAGCACGTGGTGATGTGCTTGCTGATGGTCCTTCAACAGACCTTGGTGAGCTAGCGCTTGGTCAAAACATGCGTATCGCGTTCATGCCTTGGAACGGTTACAACTTCGAAGACTCCATCTTAGTTTCTGAGCGTGTAGTTCAGGAAGATCGTTTCACTACTATCCACATTCAAGAGCTTTCTTGTGTGGCGCGTGATACGAAGCTAGGTTCTGAAGAAATCACTGCAGATATCCCTAACGTGGGTGAAGCAGCGCTTTCTAAGTTGGACGAATCAGGTATCGTTTACATCGGTGCAGAAGTGAAGGGTGGCGACATCCTAGTTGGTAAAGTGACACCTAAGGGTGAAACACAACTAACACCTGAAGAGAAGCTTCTACGAGCTATCTTTGGTGAAAAAGCTTCTGACGTTAAAGATTCATCTCTACGTGTTCCTGGTAGTGTTACTGGTACGATCATTGACGTACAAGTATTTACTCGTGATGGCGTTGAGAAAGACAAGCGTGCTCTTGAAATTGAAGAGATGCAGCTGAAAGAAGCGAAGAAAGATATCACAGAAGAATTCCAGATCCTTGAGGGTGGTCTTCTTGCTCGTGTTCGTACGCTTCTACTATCTGCAGGTTACGGCGAAGAGAAAATCTCTACAATGAACCGCGATACGTTGTTTGCACAAACGCTTGACGACGAATCTTTACAAAACCAATTGGAACAGCTTGCAGAACAGTATGATGAACTGAAAGCTGAGTTCGATAAGAAGTTTGAAACTAAACGTCGTAAAATCACTCAGGGTGATGACTTAGCACCTGGCGTACTTAAGATTGTTAAAGTATACCTAGCTGTTCGTCGTCGCATTCAACCTGGTGATAAGATGGCAGGTCGTCACGGTAACAAGGGTGTAATCTCTAAGATCAACCCTGTTGAAGACATGCCATACGATGAAAAAGGTCAGACTGTTGATATCGTTCTGAACCCATTGGGTGTACCGTCTCGTATGAACATCGGTCAGATCCTTGAGACTCACTTAGGTCTTGCGGCGAAAGGTATCGGTGACAAACTTAACGATATGCTGAAAGAACAGCAGGAGTTACATAAGTTCCGTAACTTCCTACAACGTGTTTACAATCTTGGTGATACTCGCCAGAAGGTTGACATTGCTGAACTATCAGACGAAGAAGTACGTACACTTGTACAAAACCTTCGTAAAGGTCTACCTATTGCAACGCCTGTATTTGATGGTTGTCCAGAATCATCTATCAAAGAGTTGTTGCAACTTGGTGATCTACCAACGTCTGGTCAGCTGAAGTTGTTTGATGGCCGTACTGGTGACCCGTTTGAGCGTCCTGTAACTGTTGGTTACATGTACATGCTTAAACTGAACCACTTGGTTGATGACAAGATGCACGCCCGTTCTACCGGTTCTTACAGCCTTGTTACTCAGCAGCCGCTGGGTGGTAAAGCTCAGTTCGGTGGTCAGCGTTTCGGTGAGATGGAAGTATGGGCGCTTGAAGCATATGGCGCAGCGTACACCCTTCAAGAAATGCTAACCGTTAAGTCAGATGACGTTAACGGCCGTACGAAGATGTATAAAAACATCGTTGACGGTGATCATCGTATGGAACCTGGTATGCCGGAATCATTCAACGTATTGTTGAAAGAAATCCGCTCGTTGGGTATCAACATCGAGCTGGAAGACAAATAA
- the rplL gene encoding 50S ribosomal protein L7/L12: MSITNEQILDAVAEMSVMQVVELIEAMEEKFGVSAAAAVVAGGAAAEVEEQTEFDVILTAAGANKVQVIKAVRGATGLGLKEAKAVVDGAPAAVKEGVDKAEAEALKAQLEEAGASVEVK, translated from the coding sequence ATGTCTATCACTAACGAGCAAATCCTAGACGCAGTTGCAGAAATGTCTGTAATGCAAGTTGTTGAGCTTATCGAAGCTATGGAAGAAAAATTCGGTGTTTCTGCTGCTGCTGCAGTAGTTGCTGGCGGCGCTGCTGCTGAAGTTGAAGAGCAAACTGAATTTGACGTAATCCTAACAGCTGCTGGCGCTAACAAAGTACAAGTTATCAAAGCTGTACGTGGCGCAACTGGTCTTGGTCTTAAAGAAGCTAAAGCTGTAGTTGACGGCGCTCCTGCTGCTGTTAAAGAAGGCGTAGATAAAGCTGAAGCTGAAGCTCTTAAAGCTCAATTAGAAGAAGCTGGTGCTTCTGTTGAAGTTAAATAA
- the nusG gene encoding transcription termination/antitermination protein NusG, protein MIEAPKKRWYVVQAFSGFEGRVAQSLREHIKIHGMEEHFDEVLVPTEEVVEMRAGQRRKSERKFFPGYVLVQMVMNDETWHLVRSIPRVMGFIGGTSDRPAPISDKEADAILNRLQQASESPVHKTVFEPGEVVRVTDGPFADFNGTIESVDYDKSRVKVSVSIFGRATPVELEFGQIEKN, encoded by the coding sequence ATGATCGAAGCTCCAAAAAAACGTTGGTATGTAGTACAGGCTTTTTCAGGTTTTGAAGGCCGTGTAGCGCAATCACTACGTGAACATATCAAAATTCATGGTATGGAAGAGCACTTTGACGAGGTTTTAGTACCGACGGAAGAAGTGGTAGAAATGCGTGCTGGCCAACGCCGTAAAAGTGAGCGTAAGTTTTTCCCAGGTTATGTACTTGTACAGATGGTGATGAACGATGAAACATGGCACCTTGTACGTAGTATCCCTCGCGTAATGGGATTCATTGGCGGTACGTCTGATCGTCCAGCACCTATTTCTGATAAAGAAGCTGATGCGATTTTAAACCGTTTACAACAAGCTAGTGAGTCTCCAGTACATAAAACAGTATTTGAACCTGGTGAAGTGGTACGTGTGACTGATGGTCCATTTGCTGACTTTAATGGTACGATTGAATCTGTAGATTATGATAAGAGCCGTGTTAAGGTTTCTGTATCAATCTTTGGTCGTGCAACACCAGTAGAACTAGAGTTCGGTCAAATCGAAAAGAACTGA
- the rplA gene encoding 50S ribosomal protein L1: protein MAKLTKRMRVIRDKVDATREYDITEAVALLKELATAKFVESVDVAVNLGIDARKSDQNVRGATVLPNGTGRDIRVAVFTQGANAEAAKEAGAELVGMEDLAALVKKGEMNFDVVIASPDAMRVVGQLGTILGPRGLMPNPKVGTVTPNVAEAVKNAKAGQVRYRNDKNGIIHTTIGKVNFDAAQLQENLESLLVALKRAKPSSAKGTFIKKVSISTTMGAGVALDQNSLKATVA from the coding sequence ATGGCTAAACTGACTAAGCGCATGCGCGTTATCCGTGACAAAGTTGATGCTACTCGTGAATACGACATCACTGAAGCTGTTGCTCTTCTTAAAGAACTAGCTACTGCTAAATTCGTTGAAAGTGTTGACGTTGCTGTTAACCTTGGCATCGATGCACGTAAATCAGACCAAAACGTTCGTGGTGCAACTGTACTACCTAACGGTACTGGCCGTGATATCCGTGTTGCTGTATTTACACAAGGCGCAAACGCTGAAGCTGCTAAAGAAGCTGGCGCTGAGCTTGTAGGTATGGAAGATCTAGCTGCTCTTGTTAAGAAAGGCGAAATGAACTTTGACGTAGTTATCGCATCTCCTGATGCAATGCGCGTTGTAGGTCAACTTGGTACCATTCTTGGTCCACGTGGTCTTATGCCAAACCCTAAAGTTGGTACTGTAACTCCTAACGTTGCTGAAGCAGTTAAAAATGCTAAAGCTGGTCAGGTTCGTTACCGTAACGACAAAAATGGTATCATTCACACTACTATCGGTAAAGTGAACTTTGATGCCGCTCAACTACAAGAGAACCTTGAGTCTCTTCTAGTTGCACTGAAGCGCGCTAAGCCGTCTTCAGCGAAAGGTACTTTCATCAAGAAAGTAAGCATCTCTACCACTATGGGTGCAGGTGTAGCGCTAGATCAGAACTCTCTGAAAGCGACAGTAGCGTAA